A window of Nonomuraea angiospora genomic DNA:
GATCGCGTTCGTCGCCTTCTCGCTGCCGCCGTACCTCTCCATGAATCCGACCATGTCCCGCGTGCCCGCCCCTGACTTCTTCCCGCCGCACTTCGCGGTGCTGTCCCTGCACGTGATCTTCGGCTCGATCGCGATGATCACGTGCTGCCTGCAGATCTGGCCATGGTTCCGCCAGCGCTATCCCCAGGCTCACCGCCGGATCGGCCGCGTGTACGTCTTCGGCGGCTGCCTGCCCAGCGGCGTGCTGGGCCTGATCGTGTCGGTGACCACGCCGTACTTCGGCCCGGTGACGGCGGCCAGCGGCGTCGTACTCGCATCCCTCTGGGTGGCCTGCACGCTGGCGGGCTGGCGGATGGCCAGGCAGCGCAGGTTCGTCGACCACCGCCGGTGGATGGTCCGCAGCTTCGCCCTGACCCTGTCCATCATCACGAACCGCCTCTGGGGCGTCGTGTTCGTCATCGCCCTGTCGCCCGAGCTGGAGACGACCTTCCACGGCGACGAGGCGCTGATGGCGAGCACGGTGAGCGCGCTGAGCGCGTGGCTGGGCTGGGTGCTGCCGCTGCTGTTCGCCGAGTGGTGGCTGGAACGCGGCGACGCCGCCAAGCGCCGCGCCCGCGCCGCCGGCCGCCAAGCAGCCTGAACATACAGTTCACCCCGCTACCGCCCTGCGCAGTACTCCAACTTCCCCAGTTACTACGCCCCGCACGCAAGCCAGCACCGGCATGGCACCCACCTCCGTCCGCAGGCCGCCCGCCCGTGCACACCCGCCCACTTAGGCACCCACTTCACGCGTAACCACGCATATCGCCAGGCACCAGCACTCAGCAGGTGCCATGCGTGTTGCCACGACGCGCCCGGACACCCGCATCCGCCCGGCAACGTCCCGGCACGCCCCGGACCCGTTCCATCCGGCCGCCCTCCCGGACCGCTGCACCCGCACCAGCGTTCCGCGCGCGTGCCGCGTCGGGGGCCCGCCACCGGCCCCCCGATCGGCCACACCGCCAGAAACTGCCGCTCGATCGGCCACACCGCCAGAACTGCCGCCCGCACGAGGAAACTCCCCGTGCGGCGCTCAGAAGGAGAGGATCTTCCGCAGGAAGCGGCCCGTGTGACTCTCGTCCACCAGCGCCACCTCCTCAGGCGTCCCGCTGGCGACCAGCGTCCCACCCCGGGACCCGCCCTCGGGCCCCATGTCGATGATCCAGTCGGCGGTCTTGATCACATCGAGGTTGTGCTCGATCACGATCACCGTGTTGCCGCCGTCGACCAGCCGCCCGAGCACCCCCAGCAGTCGCCGGATGTCCTCGAAGTGCAGTCCGGTCGTCGGCTCGTCCAGCACGTAGATCGTCCGCCCGGTCTGCCGCCGCTGGAGCTCCGAGGCGAGCTTGACGCGCTGCGCCTCACCGCCGGACAGCGTGGTCGCGGGCTGCCCGAGCCGTACGTAGCCCAGACCCACGTCGTTGAGCGTCTGCAGGTGACGCTTGATCGCCGGGATCGCCTCGAAGAAGCCCAGGGCCTCCTCGATCGGCATGTCGAGCACCTCGGAGATCGTCTTGCCCTTGTAGTGGACCTCCAGCGTCTCCCTGTTGTAGCGGGCGCCGTGGCAGACCTCGCAGGGGACGTAGACGTCCGGCAGGAAGTTCATCTCGATCTTGATGGTGCCGTCGCCCGCGCACGCCTCGCAGCGCCCGCCCTTGACGTTGAAGCTGAAGCGCCCGGGCTGGTAACCGCGCATCTTCGCCTCGGCGGTGGCCGCGAACAGCTTGCGGACGTGGTCGAACACGCCCGTGTACGTGGCCGGGTTGGAGCGCGGCGTGCGCCCGATCGGCGACTGGTCGACGTGGACGACCTTGTCCACGTGGTCCATGCCGTTGATCCGCGAATGCCGCCCCGGCACCGTGCGGGCGCCGTTGAGCTCCTTGGCCAGCGCGTTGTAGAGGATGTCGTTGACCAGCGTCGACTTGCCGGACCCCGACACACCCGTGACCGCCGTGAACACGCCCAGCGGGAAGTCGATGTCGACACCCTTCAGGTTGTGCTCGCGCGCCCCCTTGACCGTGATCTGCCGCTTCCGGTCGCGCTTGCGGCGCTTGGCCGGGATCGCGATGCTCTTGCGCCCGGACAGGTACTGGCCGGTCAGCGACTCCTCGCTGCTCAGGAGGTCCTGAACGGTGCCGGACACGACGACCTGGCCGCCGTGCTCACCGGCGCCGGGGCCGATGTCGACCACCCAGTCGGCCGCCGCGATCGTGTCCTCGTCGTGCTCGACCACGATCAGCGTGTTGCCCATGTCGCGCAGCCTGACGAGGGTGTCGAGCAGCCGCATGTTGTCGCGCTGGTGGAGCCCGATGGACGGCTCGTCGAGCACGTACAGGACGCCGACCAGGCCGGAGCCGATCTGCGTGGCGAGCCTGATGCGCTGGGCCTCGCCGCCCGCCAGGGTGGCGGCGGCGCGGTCCATGGTCAGGTAGTCGAGGCCGACGTCGAGCAGGAAGCCCATGCGGGCGTTGATCTCCTTGACCACCCGCTCGGCGATGTG
This region includes:
- a CDS encoding DUF2306 domain-containing protein, translated to MTLTTERPTTPPVRPRWWRRPWVAPLAVVAIAFVAFSLPPYLSMNPTMSRVPAPDFFPPHFAVLSLHVIFGSIAMITCCLQIWPWFRQRYPQAHRRIGRVYVFGGCLPSGVLGLIVSVTTPYFGPVTAASGVVLASLWVACTLAGWRMARQRRFVDHRRWMVRSFALTLSIITNRLWGVVFVIALSPELETTFHGDEALMASTVSALSAWLGWVLPLLFAEWWLERGDAAKRRARAAGRQAA
- the uvrA gene encoding excinuclease ABC subunit UvrA, which codes for MADRLIVRGAREHNLKDVSLDLPRDSLIVFTGLSGSGKSSLAFDTIFAEGQRRYVESLSAYARQFLGQMDKPDVDFIEGLSPAVSIDQKATSKNPRSTVGTITEVYDYLRLLWARIGKPHCPVCARPIARQTPEQIVDRVMDLEEGTRFQVLAPVIRGRKGEYAELFRELQTKGFARARVDGTVVRLEEPPTLKKYEKHDIEVIVDRLSVKESARRRLNDSVETALQLSGGTITLEFVDLPEDDPNRERFYSEHLYCPYDDLSFEELEPRSFSFNSPFGACPECTGLGTKMEVDPDLVVPDPERTLGDGALHPWSGGHTSEYFVRLIEALGHAVGFTLDTPWEKLPKKAQKSLLYGHDEQVHVRYSNRYGRQRSYYTTYDGVIPWVQRRHAEAESDSTRERFEGYMREIPCPACKGARLKPVTLAVTVADKSIAEVAAMSIGECAKFLAGLKLSDRDMHIAERVVKEINARMGFLLDVGLDYLTMDRAAATLAGGEAQRIRLATQIGSGLVGVLYVLDEPSIGLHQRDNMRLLDTLVRLRDMGNTLIVVEHDEDTIAAADWVVDIGPGAGEHGGQVVVSGTVQDLLSSEESLTGQYLSGRKSIAIPAKRRKRDRKRQITVKGAREHNLKGVDIDFPLGVFTAVTGVSGSGKSTLVNDILYNALAKELNGARTVPGRHSRINGMDHVDKVVHVDQSPIGRTPRSNPATYTGVFDHVRKLFAATAEAKMRGYQPGRFSFNVKGGRCEACAGDGTIKIEMNFLPDVYVPCEVCHGARYNRETLEVHYKGKTISEVLDMPIEEALGFFEAIPAIKRHLQTLNDVGLGYVRLGQPATTLSGGEAQRVKLASELQRRQTGRTIYVLDEPTTGLHFEDIRRLLGVLGRLVDGGNTVIVIEHNLDVIKTADWIIDMGPEGGSRGGTLVASGTPEEVALVDESHTGRFLRKILSF